In Candidatus Epulonipiscium viviparus, one DNA window encodes the following:
- a CDS encoding sulfatase: MKKPNILFAIADDASHFGAYGHKLVNTPVVDALAAEGILFNNAFTVNPKCAPSRASILTGKLTWQLESGCTHFCEFPTGQILFPDLLEDNGYHIGYTGKGWGPGDFTVSGYTRNPAGVEYNTKTLTPPAGSNISKIDYAANFKVFMDAKTADQPFYFWYGGFEPHRKYNEGEGILHGKDPTDVKVPIYLPDNDRVRGDFCDYAFEIDWFDLQLGKIVDYLKEIGEYDNTIIVVTSDNGCPFPRVKGQMYEDDLRLPLIITWKNGTAGGRVVDDLVSFIDFAPTFAQAAGVKKPESFCGKSLFDIFESNNSGVINSTRDRVFMGRERHDMGRVNDTGYPVRCIRTPQYLYIHNYHPFAAPAGNAETGYPNCDPSPSKEEILLLHAKNNNIYYNLSFGLRPEEQLFDIKVDSACMENLAYEESFAEIKTALRRELDAQLIATNDPRSNGNGDIFDSYAYVGKAPHAWFRLEDKYKEWLSKERNK; this comes from the coding sequence ATGAAAAAACCGAATATTTTATTTGCAATTGCCGATGACGCATCTCACTTCGGAGCATATGGACATAAACTAGTAAACACTCCTGTAGTTGATGCCCTCGCTGCCGAAGGTATTTTGTTTAATAATGCATTCACCGTAAATCCGAAATGTGCGCCATCACGTGCGTCAATTTTAACCGGAAAATTAACTTGGCAATTAGAATCGGGATGCACTCATTTTTGTGAATTTCCTACAGGACAAATACTCTTTCCTGACCTATTAGAAGACAACGGCTACCACATAGGGTATACGGGCAAAGGCTGGGGACCTGGCGATTTTACAGTTTCAGGATACACACGCAATCCAGCAGGAGTCGAATATAATACAAAAACATTGACACCACCAGCAGGAAGCAATATTTCGAAAATTGATTACGCAGCAAACTTCAAAGTATTTATGGACGCTAAAACAGCAGATCAACCATTCTATTTTTGGTATGGCGGCTTCGAACCGCATCGAAAATATAATGAAGGCGAAGGCATACTCCATGGCAAAGATCCTACTGACGTTAAAGTTCCGATATACCTTCCTGATAACGACCGCGTTCGAGGCGACTTTTGCGACTACGCATTCGAGATAGATTGGTTTGATCTGCAGCTGGGCAAAATCGTAGACTACTTAAAAGAAATCGGCGAATATGATAACACTATTATTGTAGTGACATCGGACAATGGTTGCCCATTCCCACGTGTTAAGGGACAAATGTATGAAGACGACTTGCGATTACCTCTAATTATCACTTGGAAAAATGGCACAGCAGGCGGCAGAGTTGTTGATGACTTAGTTAGTTTTATCGATTTTGCACCAACATTTGCTCAGGCAGCTGGAGTTAAAAAACCAGAATCGTTTTGTGGCAAAAGTCTATTTGACATATTTGAGTCTAACAACAGCGGCGTAATAAATTCTACAAGAGACCGCGTATTTATGGGGCGCGAAAGGCATGACATGGGGCGCGTTAACGATACCGGATACCCCGTTCGATGCATCAGAACTCCTCAGTATTTATATATTCACAACTACCACCCGTTTGCAGCACCTGCCGGAAATGCCGAGACAGGATATCCAAATTGTGATCCATCTCCTAGTAAGGAAGAAATTTTACTGTTACATGCCAAAAACAACAACATCTATTACAACCTATCGTTTGGCTTGCGTCCCGAAGAGCAGTTATTTGACATCAAAGTAGATTCCGCGTGCATGGAAAATTTAGCCTATGAAGAATCATTTGCAGAGATTAAAACCGCGCTTCGCAGGGAGTTGGATGCACAACTTATTGCCACAAACGACCCTCGCTCAAATGGAAACGGCGATATTTTTG